From Chloracidobacterium sp. N, the proteins below share one genomic window:
- a CDS encoding acetyl-CoA carboxylase biotin carboxylase subunit family protein → MPTHPLTMLCLASYEKGAEFMREAKRQGWRVYLVTSESIRDAAWPRESLDDIFLMPDENKKWRLNDVILGVSYLARTHRLDRIVALDDFDVEIGAALREHLRIPGMGETTARYFRDKLAMRARAREYGVPVPPFTPVFNDEVVNAYLAEVPGPWLVKPRSEASTIGIKRTSSPDEVWEILNQLGDRRSYHLLEKFLPGDVYHVDSIVSEREVVFAAVSKYARPPIEVMHDGDVFATRTVEYGSEDEQQLLEFNRRVLKAMGLVRGASHTEFIKSHADGTFYFLETSARVGGANIVELVEAATGVNLWAEWARLECAEPPETYRPPQGRREYAGLIISLARQEWPDTSAYNDPEVVWRLNKAFHAGLIVKSPDYGRVSRLLDDYMARFRVDFFTRQPVPERPTA, encoded by the coding sequence ATGCCGACACATCCGCTCACGATGTTGTGTCTTGCCAGTTATGAAAAAGGCGCGGAGTTTATGCGCGAGGCCAAGCGCCAGGGATGGCGGGTTTATCTGGTCACTTCGGAAAGCATCCGGGACGCCGCCTGGCCGCGTGAAAGCCTCGACGACATCTTCCTGATGCCGGATGAAAACAAAAAGTGGCGACTCAACGACGTGATTCTGGGGGTCAGTTACCTGGCCCGCACCCACCGCCTTGATCGCATCGTGGCGCTGGATGACTTCGATGTGGAAATCGGCGCGGCCCTGCGAGAGCATCTGCGCATACCGGGCATGGGAGAAACGACGGCGCGTTATTTCCGCGACAAACTGGCGATGCGGGCCCGGGCGCGTGAGTACGGCGTTCCCGTGCCACCCTTTACGCCGGTGTTCAACGATGAGGTCGTCAATGCGTACCTGGCGGAAGTACCGGGACCATGGTTGGTCAAGCCGCGTTCCGAAGCTTCGACCATCGGCATCAAGCGCACGAGTTCTCCCGATGAAGTGTGGGAGATATTGAACCAGCTTGGCGACCGGCGTTCCTACCACCTGCTGGAAAAGTTCCTTCCGGGCGATGTCTATCACGTGGATTCCATTGTCTCGGAGCGGGAGGTGGTGTTCGCGGCGGTCAGCAAGTACGCGCGTCCACCTATTGAGGTCATGCACGATGGGGATGTGTTTGCGACGCGCACGGTGGAGTACGGGTCGGAGGACGAGCAGCAGCTTCTGGAGTTCAACCGCCGGGTGCTGAAGGCGATGGGGCTGGTACGCGGCGCGTCCCACACGGAGTTCATCAAATCCCATGCGGATGGGACGTTTTACTTTCTGGAGACTTCGGCGCGGGTGGGCGGGGCCAACATCGTCGAGTTGGTCGAGGCGGCGACGGGCGTGAACCTGTGGGCGGAGTGGGCCCGGCTGGAATGCGCGGAACCGCCGGAAACCTACCGTCCACCACAGGGACGGCGCGAATATGCCGGGTTGATCATTTCGTTGGCGCGCCAGGAGTGGCCGGACACCAGTGCCTACAATGATCCTGAAGTCGTCTGGCGGCTCAACAAGGCGTTTCATGCCGGCCTGATTGTGAAGTCGCCTGATTACGGGCGCGTCAGCCGCCTGTTGGATGACTACATGGCACGTTTTCGGGTGGATTTCTTCACCCGCCAGCCGGTGCCTGAACGCCCGACGGCCTGA
- a CDS encoding aminodeoxychorismate/anthranilate synthase component II, protein MIVIVDNYDSFTFNLYQMLQMQTAEEVVVVRNDAVDVTTLRDWRPTRIVLSPGPGRPENPRDFGVCRDILLAAAGLAAPILGVCLGHQGIAVAYGGRAVQAPRIVHGKASEMVITADSPLFDGLPPRFAAMRYHSLVADEATLPDCLMVTARDAVEGIIMALQHRDWPVYGVQFHPESIGTPLGQRILANFLALTPG, encoded by the coding sequence ATGATCGTCATTGTTGACAACTACGATTCGTTTACCTTCAACCTGTACCAGATGCTGCAAATGCAGACGGCCGAAGAAGTGGTTGTCGTCCGCAACGATGCCGTGGACGTAACCACCCTGCGGGACTGGCGACCAACGCGCATTGTCCTGTCGCCGGGGCCCGGGCGGCCCGAAAACCCGCGTGATTTTGGCGTCTGTCGGGACATTCTGCTGGCAGCCGCCGGGCTGGCGGCGCCGATTCTGGGCGTCTGCCTGGGACACCAGGGGATTGCCGTTGCCTACGGCGGGCGCGCTGTCCAGGCGCCGCGCATCGTTCACGGCAAGGCCTCGGAGATGGTGATTACAGCCGATTCGCCGCTGTTTGACGGACTTCCACCGCGTTTTGCGGCCATGCGCTACCACTCGCTGGTGGCGGACGAAGCCACGCTGCCGGACTGCCTGATGGTCACCGCGCGTGACGCCGTGGAAGGCATCATCATGGCGCTTCAGCATCGGGATTGGCCGGTGTATGGCGTCCAGTTTCACCCTGAATCCATCGGAACACCGTTGGGGCAGCGCATCCTGGCCAATTTTCTCGCGCTGACGCCAGGGTGA